The Sporosarcina sp. 6E9 genome segment AATTCGGTTCATGCGTAAATAGCCCAGTTCAACAAAGTTTTTAAATCCTAAAGTTGTAGCGATTTCATGACGTAACTTTACGAGTTTGTCGTAGATTTCATCAAATTTATCGCCGTTATCTTCATAAAATTTATATGTTGCTTCCATAGCTGCTTTCCGTACAGCACGATCAGTTGACTCCGTGTAAGGTTCTAATTGTGCGAGTGTAAGCGTTTTACCGTCAAACTCAATTTGAGCGGATGCAACGAGTTTTGAGTAATCAGATATTAATTTGTTTTCTTGTTGTAAAAGCGGTAAAACTTCCGGAGAAAATGATTTTATTGCATTTTCCGCAAGTGCAAATAATTGTGAACCCCATTTTTTCTCAAGTTGTTCTCTAAATGGCGTGGATATTAGTTTCTTGTAGTAAGCAGTACTTAGTTCTTGATATTCAGGTTCAATTTCATCGAAATAATCCCGCTCTTTTTGGTAAAACTCATCGTTCGTGTTAATCGAGGCACGAATATAAACGAGATTGGATTGTGTTGAAAAGTCATTTCCAATGGCATTAATTTTTTCGATGACTTCGTTTTGTTGTTCAAAAGAGTTTGCTTTTTGGAATTCTTCTAGAAAAATTGTAAAGTCATTTTTAATTTTGTTCATGTCCGGTCTGGAATACTGAAAATCTTCAAACTTCAGCAAGTGCACTACCCCCTAAGTGTTTATAAAAATGTTACACTATTACTATTCTTCATCACTTTACTGAAAAAAGCAATACTTTTTAATAGTTGTTTTTCCGGCTATATGATCTAAATAAATAATAATTAGTAGATAAAGTAAAAGCAATGAAATAGGAGGTAATTTAAGTGCATAATACGTTACCTGAAACAAATCCAACGGTTGGATTAAATGAAGAAGAAGCGGCTCAAAAGTTAAAAGAATTTGGTCCAAACAAATTAAGTGGGTCTAAACGGGATTCAATAATAAATTCTTGATTTATTCGATATTATTATGGATTGGACTAAAAATTACAATTGTATCGGTAAATGAAATTGTGAAATTAATTAAACGTTGAATTTAGTTCATTCATTGTATTATGTTCAGAATGGGATTCGTGTTAGAATAGTTAATTGAATGTGAGGATGATGGTTAAATGGAAATAAATGAATACATTGTAGAACAACTTGTTGACCCAACAGGTTTGATCCAAGGTGAACGCTATGAATTCCGGTTATATATAACGCTTGAAGAGGATGACGAACTGTATACAGAAGGCGGCATTGGCGTCCGTACTATTTTTGCTGTGGATGAAACAGGGGAACGGGTTGTTGTTGCTCATTTTTTCGAGCGAGAAACAGACGCTTTCATTGATTTTGAATTGGATGAAGACGAACTTTTGGAAGTCGAGAAATTTTGCAAACAGCATTATAATAGTATTGAGTAAATGAGAATAATATTCTAATAGATGGAAACAAAATATGTGTTTTTTTCGTCCTCTTAGTAGATAATGTATTTATGGGGTAAATAATACGTATTTCGTCACTTACTATTTTAATTGGAGTGTTTAATTTATGAATAACGAAATTGTTGATATTACAATTATCGGAGGCGGGCCAACTGGTCTTTTCGCTTCGTTTTATGCCGGCATGCGCGAGATGTCAGTAAAAATTATCGATAGCTTACCGCAACTTGGCGGGCAGTTGATCGAACTGTATCCGGATAAATATATATATGATGTCGGTGGATTTCCTAAAATACTTGCAAAAGATTTTGTAGCGAATTTAGTGACACAAGCTCATTATGCCAAACCGGAAATTCTGCTTGGTGAAACTGCGCTTTCAGTGGAACGTGATGGAGATCATTTCATACTTAAAACAGATAAAGGTGTCCATTTGACACGTACGATTGTTCTAACAGCTGGAATAGGCGCTTTTCGTCCTAGGAAAATTGGTTTGAAAGAAGAAGTTGAATTTGAAGAAAAGA includes the following:
- a CDS encoding cation-transporting P-type ATPase, with the translated sequence MHNTLPETNPTVGLNEEEAAQKLKEFGPNKLSGSKRDSIINS
- a CDS encoding DUF6509 family protein; the protein is MEINEYIVEQLVDPTGLIQGERYEFRLYITLEEDDELYTEGGIGVRTIFAVDETGERVVVAHFFERETDAFIDFELDEDELLEVEKFCKQHYNSIE